From the Streptomyces nigrescens genome, one window contains:
- a CDS encoding AfsA-related hotdog domain-containing protein, with the protein MPEKVVFVVGDNLATRSNSVDLVSLSEFAASLKGELISEPFPVVIPGQGIEDYEREIVRSKLRQHGLPESILKDIPLPELLYHSEVHKRKPENVLIAGLRKVEDDLFKATLRISDRQEMVLDHTTGSHVTAMVITEAVRQISLAVGERYLLAPSGRAHRFILNSLQTTFHKFLLPLPAQLEYSVQEVSQKGPNRLRFRGRCDLVQAGVVAASGSMDMVVMEEERADRIEAERIRETTRALAEL; encoded by the coding sequence ATGCCCGAAAAGGTCGTGTTCGTCGTCGGCGACAATTTGGCCACCAGGTCGAACTCGGTCGACCTGGTTTCCTTGTCCGAGTTTGCGGCGTCCCTCAAGGGGGAACTGATTTCCGAGCCTTTCCCGGTCGTCATCCCGGGACAGGGCATCGAGGATTACGAAAGGGAAATCGTCCGCAGCAAGCTGCGCCAGCATGGCTTACCGGAGTCGATACTCAAGGACATTCCCCTACCGGAACTGCTCTACCATTCCGAGGTGCACAAGCGTAAACCGGAGAACGTCCTCATCGCCGGGTTGCGAAAAGTCGAGGACGACCTCTTCAAGGCGACTCTGCGTATTTCGGACCGGCAGGAGATGGTCCTCGACCACACCACTGGTTCCCATGTGACCGCCATGGTGATAACCGAGGCGGTGCGGCAGATCTCGCTCGCCGTTGGAGAGCGGTATCTGCTGGCCCCGTCCGGGAGGGCTCACCGGTTCATCCTCAATTCTCTCCAGACGACGTTCCACAAGTTCCTGCTCCCGCTGCCGGCCCAGCTGGAGTACTCCGTGCAGGAGGTCAGCCAGAAGGGGCCGAACCGGCTGCGGTTCCGGGGCCGCTGCGACCTGGTGCAGGCGGGCGTCGTCGCCGCGTCGGGCTCCATGGACATGGTGGTGATGGAGGAGGAGCGGGCCGATCGGATCGAGGCGGAGCGCATCCGCGAGACGACACGCGCCCTGGCCGAACTCTAG
- a CDS encoding methyltransferase family protein, which produces MVWVLRKFPLFVLAVCVAATATALVRGALDFSDPWQRVATLLAGLHLLWLLLETWTTVRSSTSTETATDRGTIYVYAAARAATVAAACLPSADQQTYHPWMLAVPVVFAAAVGVRLSAIRTLGRFYSHRVRVLSDHQIVRTGPYRWIRHPAYFGMALAHIAFVVFFLNTYSAAALMILLPTLVVRILVEERTLLTLPGYSEYAATHRRVIPWIW; this is translated from the coding sequence ATGGTGTGGGTTCTGCGCAAGTTTCCGCTGTTCGTGCTCGCCGTCTGCGTGGCGGCGACCGCAACGGCGCTGGTCCGTGGGGCGCTCGACTTCTCCGACCCGTGGCAGCGGGTGGCAACGCTGCTCGCCGGGCTCCACCTGCTGTGGCTGCTGCTGGAGACCTGGACGACCGTCCGCAGTTCGACGTCGACCGAGACGGCCACCGACCGCGGCACGATCTACGTGTACGCCGCCGCACGCGCGGCCACCGTCGCCGCGGCCTGTCTGCCATCGGCCGACCAGCAGACGTATCACCCGTGGATGCTTGCGGTCCCAGTGGTCTTCGCGGCGGCGGTCGGCGTGCGGCTGTCAGCGATCCGCACTCTCGGGCGTTTCTACTCGCACCGGGTGCGTGTGCTCAGCGACCACCAGATCGTCCGGACCGGACCGTACCGGTGGATTCGACATCCGGCGTACTTCGGCATGGCGCTGGCTCATATCGCCTTCGTGGTCTTCTTCCTCAACACCTACAGCGCGGCGGCCTTGATGATTCTGCTGCCGACGCTCGTCGTGCGCATTCTCGTGGAGGAGAGAACACTGCTCACCCTTCCCGGCTACTCCGAATATGCGGCGACCCACCGCCGCGTCATTCCCTGGATATGGTGA